In one window of Rhizobium sp. ACO-34A DNA:
- a CDS encoding BA14K family protein, whose product MTNMMKRWAAVALASAVVLTSFVPSQAMPVTAPVTATSDVTAVDYYRRPPPGYYHGHRGYRDYRPGYRRHNDGWWYPLAAFGAGAIIGGAIAAPPAAPRRATGINPRHYEWCFNRYRSYDSYSNTFQPNYGPRRQCLSPYY is encoded by the coding sequence ATGACAAACATGATGAAGCGCTGGGCTGCTGTTGCCTTGGCTTCCGCTGTCGTCCTGACGAGCTTCGTGCCGTCGCAGGCGATGCCGGTGACTGCGCCCGTCACCGCAACGTCCGATGTGACGGCGGTCGATTATTATCGCCGGCCGCCTCCGGGATATTATCACGGCCACCGTGGCTATCGCGATTACCGCCCGGGCTACCGTCGTCATAATGACGGCTGGTGGTATCCGCTCGCAGCCTTCGGCGCGGGTGCCATCATCGGTGGTGCCATCGCTGCGCCGCCGGCCGCGCCCCGCCGCGCCACGGGCATCAACCCACGGCATTATGAGTGGTGCTTTAACCGGTATCGTTCCTACGATTCCTACAGCAACACCTTCCAGCCGAACTACGGCCCACGCCGTCAGTGCCTGTCGCCCTACTATTGA
- a CDS encoding Rieske (2Fe-2S) protein, with amino-acid sequence MDLQSTVLRQLKNRREGFSLEQPFYIDQDYFKLDMETIWYRDWLFIGHDCEIPKAGNYFTVQIGDYPVVVVRGKDGVIRAFHNTCRHRGHRVCTKESGASAKLVCPYHQWTYDLDGSLVFARQMGEDFDKAQFGMKHVACESVGGYIFVCLAEEPSDFAPVRATIEPYMKPHRLWEAKVAHKNTIIEKGNWKLVWENNRECYHCAGNHPELCRTYPEAPTATGVQGAKDDPFISEHWARCEGAGLPSEFKMDPTGQFRVARMPLIQDAESYTMDGKRAIKRPLSDDVPISHIGTMLLFHYPTTWNHMLGDHAISFRVLPISAEETAVTTTWLVHKDAVEGVDYNVEDLTHVWNMTNDQDRAIVEENAFGIRSPAYEPGPYSADHEGGVMQFVEWYANFMINRLQGDKARLSAVA; translated from the coding sequence GTGTTGCGCCAATTGAAGAACCGCCGCGAAGGCTTCAGCCTCGAGCAGCCGTTCTATATCGACCAGGATTATTTCAAGCTCGACATGGAGACCATCTGGTATCGCGACTGGCTGTTCATCGGCCATGATTGCGAAATCCCGAAGGCCGGCAACTACTTCACTGTCCAGATCGGCGATTACCCTGTTGTCGTGGTACGCGGCAAGGACGGCGTGATCCGCGCGTTCCACAACACCTGTCGCCATCGCGGCCATCGCGTCTGCACCAAGGAAAGCGGCGCTTCCGCCAAGCTGGTCTGTCCCTATCACCAGTGGACCTACGACCTCGACGGTTCGCTGGTTTTCGCTCGCCAGATGGGCGAGGATTTCGACAAGGCGCAGTTCGGCATGAAGCACGTCGCCTGCGAAAGCGTCGGCGGCTACATCTTCGTCTGCCTCGCCGAGGAGCCGTCCGATTTCGCTCCGGTCCGCGCGACCATCGAGCCCTACATGAAGCCCCACCGTCTGTGGGAAGCCAAGGTCGCTCACAAGAACACCATCATCGAGAAGGGCAACTGGAAGCTCGTCTGGGAAAACAACCGCGAGTGCTACCACTGCGCCGGCAACCACCCGGAACTCTGCCGCACCTATCCGGAAGCCCCGACGGCGACCGGCGTTCAGGGCGCCAAGGACGATCCGTTCATCTCCGAGCATTGGGCCCGCTGTGAAGGCGCCGGCCTTCCGAGCGAGTTCAAGATGGACCCGACCGGCCAGTTCCGCGTTGCCCGCATGCCGCTGATCCAGGATGCCGAGAGCTACACCATGGACGGCAAGCGCGCCATCAAACGTCCGCTGTCGGATGATGTTCCGATCTCCCACATCGGTACCATGCTGCTGTTCCACTACCCGACGACCTGGAACCACATGCTGGGCGACCACGCGATTTCCTTCCGCGTCCTGCCGATCTCGGCCGAGGAAACCGCCGTTACCACGACCTGGCTCGTCCACAAGGATGCCGTCGAAGGCGTCGACTACAACGTCGAGGACCTGACCCACGTCTGGAACATGACCAACGACCAGGACCGCGCCATCGTGGAAGAGAATGCCTTCGGCATCCGTTCGCCGGCCTACGAGCCGGGTCCGTATTCGGCCGACCACGAAGGCGGCGTCATGCAGTTCGTCGAATGGTATGCGAACTTCATGATCAACCGTCTGCAGGGCGACAAGGCCCGCCTGTCTGCGGTCGCCTGA
- a CDS encoding heme peroxidase, with the protein MSEVAMHGHGVRGMSRAALQALSGNADPGKFGRIFPTLPPLEADEDDLFELATAMKDAVGPDGNTDPAGDNPNIPAGYTYLGQFVDHDITLDTTPLEQQKADPLATSNFRTPSLDLDSLYGDGPGIHPYLYDRDPATHRVIEKFLIGKASASADKAGIPIPSFPNDLPRNQVGHALIFDERNDENLLVAQFHLLMLKFHNKVVDGLQVSQPALKGAALFKEARRIVTWHYQWIVLFDFVERLTEPGLVRRIKQEGRRFYRFRSRPFMPAEFAAAAYRLGHSMVRQSYSHNRVFNPGPDAIVDGTLKLLFNFTGKSGQIVGELVDRGAVNTGGGPGPLRDLPSNWIIDWRRFFDLGTAPEPNFTLNHARRLDPFVVPELHTLPGLRPETDKTAARDFVLPFRNLKRGVQIGLPSGQDVCRAMGIVPMKPSEISTGPDGAVAAKHGFHKKTPLWYYVLKEAQHYHSGERLGRMGSTIVAETFLGLVHGDHESFLWRQANWQPELPGATPGHFTMPDLIRFVGDIDPIG; encoded by the coding sequence ATGTCTGAAGTCGCGATGCACGGACACGGTGTCCGTGGGATGAGCCGTGCCGCCTTGCAGGCGCTTTCCGGCAATGCAGATCCGGGAAAATTCGGCCGTATCTTTCCAACGCTGCCCCCACTTGAGGCCGACGAGGACGACCTCTTCGAGCTAGCCACCGCGATGAAGGACGCGGTGGGACCCGACGGCAATACCGATCCCGCGGGCGACAATCCCAACATTCCCGCCGGCTACACCTATCTCGGCCAGTTCGTCGATCACGACATCACGCTGGACACCACGCCGCTGGAGCAGCAGAAGGCCGACCCGCTGGCGACCAGCAATTTCCGCACGCCGTCGCTCGATCTCGATTCCCTCTATGGCGACGGACCGGGCATCCACCCCTATCTCTACGACCGCGATCCGGCGACCCATCGGGTGATCGAGAAGTTCCTGATCGGCAAGGCCTCGGCCTCGGCCGACAAGGCAGGTATTCCGATCCCGTCATTCCCCAACGATCTGCCGCGCAATCAGGTCGGCCATGCCCTGATCTTCGACGAGCGCAACGACGAGAACCTGCTGGTGGCGCAGTTTCACCTGCTGATGCTGAAGTTTCACAACAAGGTGGTCGATGGATTGCAGGTCAGCCAGCCGGCACTCAAGGGAGCAGCCCTATTCAAGGAGGCCCGCCGCATCGTCACATGGCACTATCAGTGGATCGTGCTTTTCGACTTCGTCGAGCGTCTGACCGAACCGGGGCTGGTGCGCCGCATCAAACAGGAAGGCCGCCGCTTCTACCGTTTCCGCAGCCGTCCCTTCATGCCGGCGGAATTCGCGGCCGCTGCCTATCGCCTCGGGCATTCCATGGTGCGGCAGAGCTATAGCCACAACCGGGTGTTCAACCCCGGACCTGATGCGATTGTCGACGGCACGCTGAAGCTCCTGTTCAACTTCACCGGCAAATCGGGCCAGATCGTCGGCGAACTGGTGGACCGGGGAGCGGTGAACACCGGAGGCGGCCCGGGCCCCTTGCGTGACCTGCCGTCCAACTGGATCATCGACTGGCGGCGTTTCTTCGACCTTGGCACCGCCCCGGAGCCGAATTTCACCCTCAATCACGCCCGCCGCCTCGACCCCTTCGTCGTGCCCGAACTGCATACGCTGCCGGGTCTGAGGCCTGAGACGGACAAGACGGCGGCGCGCGATTTCGTGCTGCCATTCCGCAATCTCAAGCGCGGCGTGCAGATTGGTCTGCCGTCAGGCCAGGACGTCTGTCGTGCCATGGGGATCGTGCCGATGAAACCATCGGAGATCTCCACGGGGCCGGACGGGGCTGTCGCCGCCAAGCACGGTTTCCACAAGAAGACGCCGCTCTGGTACTACGTACTGAAGGAGGCCCAGCATTACCATTCCGGCGAACGGCTCGGACGGATGGGTTCGACCATCGTGGCAGAGACCTTCCTCGGCCTCGTGCATGGCGATCACGAGTCCTTCCTGTGGCGGCAGGCGAACTGGCAACCGGAACTCCCCGGCGCGACACCCGGTCATTTCACCATGCCGGATCTCATACGCTTCGTCGGCGACATCGACCCCATCGGCTGA
- a CDS encoding enoyl-CoA hydratase: MTDHILIERPEAYPGVLVIRFNRPEKKNAITKAMYQKMTAGLLEGETDPAIRTIALLGTEGCFSAGNDMADFLAYAMAGTVDQPTAFEVLKAIWSVSKPVVSGVDGLAIGIGTTINMHCDMTIASDRSLFKTPFVDLALVPEAGSSLLAPRMMGQQRAFALLAAGEGFSAAEAKDAGLIWKVVAPEAVEPETLKLAASLAAKPPEAMRITRDLLRGDRGELLARMEEEIAHFIERLKSAEAMSSFQSFMKGRG; encoded by the coding sequence ATGACCGACCATATCCTGATCGAACGCCCCGAGGCCTATCCCGGTGTTCTGGTGATCCGCTTCAACCGCCCGGAAAAGAAGAACGCCATCACCAAGGCGATGTACCAGAAGATGACCGCCGGCCTTCTCGAAGGCGAGACCGATCCGGCGATCCGCACCATTGCGTTGCTCGGAACGGAAGGCTGTTTCTCCGCCGGTAATGACATGGCCGACTTCCTCGCCTATGCCATGGCCGGAACCGTCGATCAGCCTACGGCCTTCGAGGTGCTGAAGGCGATCTGGAGCGTGTCGAAGCCGGTCGTCTCGGGCGTCGATGGTCTTGCCATCGGCATCGGCACGACCATCAACATGCATTGCGACATGACGATTGCCTCCGATCGCAGCCTGTTCAAGACGCCCTTTGTCGACCTCGCTCTGGTGCCGGAAGCCGGCTCCAGCCTGCTTGCTCCGCGCATGATGGGGCAGCAGCGGGCCTTTGCCCTGCTCGCCGCCGGAGAGGGCTTCTCCGCCGCCGAGGCGAAGGACGCGGGCCTGATCTGGAAGGTCGTTGCCCCCGAAGCCGTCGAGCCGGAGACGCTGAAACTTGCCGCTTCGCTGGCCGCCAAGCCGCCGGAGGCCATGCGCATCACCCGCGACCTGCTGCGCGGCGACCGCGGCGAACTGCTCGCCCGCATGGAAGAGGAAATCGCGCATTTCATCGAACGCCTGAAGAGCGCCGAGGCGATGTCCTCCTTCCAGAGCTTCATGAAGGGGCGCGGATAA
- a CDS encoding RNA methyltransferase, whose product MSTETVTIDSLGAQGDGIAHGSAGPIYVPFSLPGEKLAIARVKNQGTIISYTETSSERIAPACRHFGPDGVGGSCGGCSLQHMAKPAYNAFKRSLVVSALKSKGIDVPVGDVIEAEPGQRRRVVFAARRTEKEVLIGFNQAESHHIVAIEECPIASAGILSRLDALKKIGWAATTNAEPFRMTVIETLSGLDIALDGIKTLADKDRRAITETVLAMRGIARVSFNGEVVIEPQKPVLDFSGVAVFPPPGAFTQATIAAEEAMARLTLQHVGKAKRVADLFAGIGTFALRLARTGQVLAVESEEKALKALDFTARNTQGLKPVKIEKRDLFRRPLMTAELKNFDAVVFDPPRAGAEAQCKELARSSVRKIVAVSCNPLSLARDLALLTAGGYRIDNVTPIDQFLWSPHVEVVATLSKN is encoded by the coding sequence ATGAGCACGGAAACCGTCACCATCGACAGCCTCGGCGCGCAGGGCGACGGCATCGCCCATGGCTCGGCCGGCCCGATCTACGTTCCCTTCTCGCTGCCCGGCGAAAAGCTTGCCATTGCCCGCGTCAAGAACCAGGGCACGATCATCTCCTACACCGAGACCTCCAGCGAGCGCATCGCGCCCGCCTGTCGCCATTTCGGCCCCGATGGTGTCGGCGGCAGCTGTGGCGGCTGTTCGCTGCAACATATGGCCAAGCCCGCCTACAACGCCTTCAAGCGGTCGCTGGTCGTTTCCGCGCTGAAGTCCAAGGGCATCGACGTGCCGGTCGGCGACGTCATCGAGGCCGAGCCGGGTCAGCGTCGGCGCGTGGTGTTTGCCGCGCGGCGGACCGAGAAGGAAGTGCTGATCGGCTTCAACCAGGCGGAAAGCCACCACATCGTCGCCATCGAGGAATGTCCCATCGCCTCGGCAGGCATCCTGTCGAGGCTCGATGCGCTGAAAAAGATCGGCTGGGCCGCCACGACCAATGCCGAGCCCTTCCGGATGACGGTGATCGAAACGCTTTCCGGCCTCGATATCGCGCTGGACGGCATCAAGACACTCGCCGACAAGGACCGCCGCGCCATCACGGAAACGGTGCTTGCGATGCGCGGCATCGCCCGCGTCTCCTTCAATGGCGAAGTGGTGATCGAACCGCAGAAACCGGTTCTCGACTTTTCCGGCGTCGCCGTTTTTCCGCCGCCCGGCGCCTTCACCCAGGCGACCATCGCCGCCGAAGAAGCCATGGCGCGGCTGACGCTCCAGCATGTCGGCAAGGCCAAGCGCGTTGCCGATCTCTTCGCCGGTATTGGCACGTTTGCGCTCAGGCTCGCTCGCACCGGTCAGGTGCTCGCAGTCGAGAGCGAGGAAAAGGCGCTGAAGGCGCTCGACTTCACGGCGCGCAACACGCAGGGGCTGAAGCCCGTCAAGATCGAGAAGCGCGATCTTTTCCGTCGTCCGCTGATGACGGCCGAACTCAAGAATTTCGACGCCGTGGTCTTCGATCCGCCGCGCGCAGGCGCCGAAGCGCAGTGCAAGGAACTCGCCCGCTCCTCCGTCAGGAAGATCGTCGCCGTGAGCTGCAATCCGCTATCGCTCGCCCGCGATCTCGCGCTGCTGACAGCCGGCGGCTATCGCATCGACAACGTGACGCCGATCGACCAGTTCCTGTGGTCGCCGCATGTCGAAGTCGTGGCAACGCTCAGCAAAAACTGA
- a CDS encoding acyl-CoA dehydrogenase, with amino-acid sequence MYKAPVEEIAFTLKYVAGMGDALEQGQLGDLSDDLVDAILEEAGRFASDEVAPLAEIGDRQGARLVDGKVEVPDGWADLYRHWAEGGWNSLVASPAYGGQGLPHMLNVAALEMWNSGSMAFALGPTLTMGAVEAVTAHGSAELKEKYLHKMVSGEWTGTMNLTEPHAGSDLGVMKTRAERRDDGTYRIFGQKIFITWGEHEITRNIVHLVLSRLPDAPAGTRGISLFLVPKYLVNDDGSLGARNDLHCHSLEHKLGIHGSPTCTMIYGDGRYGDEAGAIGYLIGEENKGLACMFTMMNNARLAVGMQGVAICEAATQKAVAFAKERTQGKAPGWTGAGMSPIIEHPDVARMLVTMKALTQGARAICYTCAHATDMAHHARGDRAAHWQERAALLTPIAKSFATDAGVDVASLGIQVHGGMGFIEETGAARYLRDARIAPIYEGTNGIQAIDLVTRKLPLSNGDHVRGFITELREIVSSVRGLNRDGFGTTADRLEASLADLDEATEWLLTRIVEGNTAAALAGATPYQRLFGLALTGAYLAKGALADAETGGFERVALCRFAAENLIAETAALKDRVINGEASLTAARALLG; translated from the coding sequence ATGTACAAGGCACCGGTTGAGGAAATCGCTTTCACGCTGAAATACGTGGCGGGCATGGGCGATGCGCTGGAGCAGGGGCAGCTGGGCGATCTCAGCGACGATCTCGTCGATGCCATCCTTGAGGAGGCTGGACGCTTCGCCAGCGATGAAGTCGCGCCGCTGGCCGAAATCGGCGACAGGCAGGGCGCACGCCTTGTGGACGGCAAGGTCGAGGTGCCGGATGGTTGGGCGGATCTCTATCGTCACTGGGCGGAGGGCGGCTGGAATTCGCTCGTCGCTTCGCCTGCTTATGGCGGGCAGGGCCTGCCGCACATGCTGAACGTCGCTGCTCTGGAAATGTGGAATTCCGGTTCCATGGCCTTCGCCCTCGGTCCGACGCTGACCATGGGTGCCGTCGAAGCCGTGACGGCCCACGGCAGCGCCGAACTCAAGGAAAAATACCTGCACAAGATGGTCTCCGGCGAATGGACCGGCACCATGAACCTGACCGAACCCCATGCCGGCTCGGACCTCGGCGTGATGAAGACCCGCGCCGAGCGTCGTGACGACGGCACCTACCGCATCTTCGGCCAGAAGATCTTCATCACCTGGGGCGAGCATGAAATCACCCGCAACATCGTTCATCTGGTTCTCTCCCGCCTGCCGGATGCGCCGGCCGGCACGCGCGGCATTTCGCTCTTCCTCGTGCCTAAATACCTCGTCAACGACGACGGCTCGCTCGGTGCTCGCAACGATCTCCATTGCCATTCGCTGGAACACAAGCTCGGCATCCATGGCTCGCCCACCTGCACCATGATCTATGGCGATGGCCGCTACGGCGATGAAGCCGGGGCTATCGGCTACCTGATCGGCGAGGAGAACAAGGGCCTCGCCTGCATGTTCACCATGATGAACAATGCCCGTCTGGCTGTCGGCATGCAGGGCGTGGCGATCTGCGAGGCCGCCACCCAGAAGGCGGTGGCTTTCGCGAAGGAACGCACGCAAGGCAAGGCGCCCGGCTGGACCGGGGCAGGCATGAGCCCGATCATCGAGCATCCCGATGTCGCTCGCATGCTGGTGACGATGAAGGCGCTAACCCAGGGGGCGCGCGCCATCTGCTATACCTGTGCCCACGCAACCGACATGGCCCACCACGCGCGCGGCGACCGCGCCGCCCATTGGCAGGAGCGCGCAGCGCTGCTCACCCCGATTGCCAAGTCTTTCGCCACCGATGCCGGCGTTGATGTTGCATCGCTTGGTATCCAGGTTCACGGCGGCATGGGCTTCATCGAGGAAACCGGTGCCGCCCGTTACCTGCGCGATGCCCGCATCGCCCCGATCTATGAAGGCACCAACGGCATTCAGGCGATCGACCTCGTCACCCGCAAGCTGCCGCTTTCGAACGGCGACCATGTCAGGGGCTTCATCACCGAGTTGAGGGAGATTGTCTCCTCCGTTCGTGGCCTGAACCGGGATGGTTTCGGCACTACGGCCGACCGTCTGGAGGCGAGCCTTGCCGATCTCGATGAGGCGACCGAATGGCTGCTCACCCGGATCGTCGAGGGCAACACTGCCGCAGCACTTGCAGGCGCCACCCCTTACCAGCGGCTGTTCGGCCTGGCGCTGACGGGTGCCTATCTCGCCAAGGGCGCGCTCGCCGATGCCGAGACCGGCGGTTTCGAGCGCGTCGCGCTCTGCCGCTTCGCCGCCGAAAACCTGATCGCCGAAACGGCGGCACTGAAGGACCGCGTGATCAACGGCGAAGCGAGCCTGACGGCCGCGCGCGCTCTTCTCGGCTAG
- a CDS encoding TlyA family rRNA (cytidine-2'-O)-methyltransferase, whose protein sequence is MSSKPEPQRLDQLLVALDLFASRSRARDAIQRGTVKIDGKVVTKPSLVFSADHEFSIDDPAQDYVSRAALKLVAGLDHFKLDPEGRECLDVGASTGGFTEVLLKRGAGHVTSIDVGHGQFHPRLASDERVTNIEGLNARYLEPEDIDDRPIDFIVSDVSFISLKLALEPALDLAEPGSHCLLLVKPQFEAGRDAISKAGLLKEPETAPLVAAELERWLVEDMGWESLGLIPSPIAGGDGNEEFLLAGRKPENEE, encoded by the coding sequence ATGTCATCAAAGCCCGAACCCCAGCGCCTCGACCAGCTTCTGGTCGCCCTCGACCTCTTCGCCAGCCGCTCGCGCGCCCGCGACGCGATCCAGCGTGGCACGGTGAAGATCGACGGCAAGGTCGTCACCAAGCCGAGCCTCGTGTTTTCGGCCGATCATGAATTCTCGATCGACGATCCGGCGCAGGACTACGTGTCGCGTGCGGCGCTGAAGCTTGTCGCCGGGCTCGACCATTTCAAGCTCGATCCAGAGGGACGCGAATGTCTCGACGTCGGGGCATCGACCGGCGGCTTCACCGAAGTCCTCTTGAAGCGCGGCGCGGGCCATGTCACCTCGATCGACGTCGGCCATGGACAGTTCCATCCGCGGCTCGCGAGCGACGAACGCGTGACCAATATCGAGGGCCTGAACGCGCGTTACCTCGAACCCGAGGATATCGACGACCGCCCCATCGACTTCATCGTCTCGGATGTATCGTTCATCTCGTTGAAACTGGCGCTCGAGCCGGCACTCGATCTGGCCGAGCCGGGCAGCCACTGCCTGCTGCTGGTCAAGCCGCAGTTCGAGGCGGGCCGCGATGCGATCAGCAAGGCGGGCCTCCTGAAAGAGCCGGAAACCGCGCCGCTCGTTGCGGCTGAGCTGGAACGCTGGCTTGTCGAAGACATGGGCTGGGAAAGCCTCGGCCTCATCCCCTCGCCCATTGCAGGCGGCGACGGGAACGAGGAATTCCTGCTGGCGGGCCGCAAGCCGGAGAACGAGGAATGA
- a CDS encoding transporter: MHPLATKIPGLVWGYVINASSGRATRFSPETDPADIGIDEGSFVWLHLSLADARCTAFLESFPGLTEQARAALTTHEAHAALTVDDQALYGTLVDFQREFDATTRDIGWLHFALANGFIITTRLQPVRSIDPVRAAIEKNAAKFRQPIQIFEALVVEFQRGIISVVLELTDELNAIEDFVYDSELRDERRRLAPVRRVVVRLHRHLRTMLALMRRAAAADDDELPSGFEDVAERLVNRLEAADNDVYALQERARLLHEEIDSKLSSETNRHLYILSLMTAFLLPPSLVTGFFGMNTSSLPFAAGIGGTLWAVGFIAVSILAAWLILRRAGIL; this comes from the coding sequence ATGCATCCCCTCGCCACGAAAATTCCCGGGCTGGTCTGGGGCTATGTCATCAACGCATCTTCCGGCCGGGCAACCCGGTTTTCGCCCGAAACCGACCCCGCCGACATCGGGATCGATGAAGGCAGCTTCGTCTGGCTGCATCTCAGTCTCGCCGATGCGCGCTGCACCGCCTTTCTGGAGAGCTTTCCCGGCCTGACCGAGCAGGCCCGCGCAGCACTCACCACCCACGAAGCCCATGCGGCGCTAACCGTGGACGACCAAGCCTTGTACGGCACGCTGGTCGATTTCCAGCGGGAGTTCGACGCCACCACCCGCGATATCGGCTGGCTGCATTTCGCGCTGGCCAATGGTTTCATCATTACCACACGCCTGCAGCCTGTCAGGTCGATCGATCCTGTGCGGGCGGCTATCGAGAAGAACGCGGCGAAGTTCCGCCAGCCGATCCAGATTTTCGAAGCGCTGGTGGTGGAGTTCCAGCGGGGCATCATCTCCGTGGTGCTGGAGTTGACCGACGAACTGAACGCCATCGAGGATTTCGTTTATGACAGCGAGCTTCGCGACGAGCGTCGGCGGCTCGCACCTGTCCGGCGCGTCGTCGTCAGGCTGCACCGGCACCTTCGCACCATGCTGGCGCTGATGCGCCGGGCAGCGGCCGCCGATGACGATGAACTGCCTTCAGGTTTCGAGGATGTGGCGGAACGGCTGGTGAACCGGCTGGAGGCCGCCGACAATGATGTCTACGCGCTGCAGGAAAGGGCTCGGCTGCTGCATGAAGAAATCGATTCCAAGCTCTCCTCGGAGACCAACCGCCACCTCTACATCCTGTCGCTGATGACCGCCTTCCTGCTGCCGCCATCGCTGGTCACCGGTTTCTTCGGGATGAACACCTCGTCGCTGCCCTTTGCGGCGGGGATCGGCGGCACGCTCTGGGCCGTCGGCTTCATCGCCGTTTCGATCCTGGCGGCATGGCTGATCCTCAGACGCGCCGGCATCCTTTGA
- a CDS encoding hybrid-cluster NAD(P)-dependent oxidoreductase produces MTVAVTYRHVDEMRPWSDREHRLECVAVTPEAPDVMTFTFRPDRPGHWFRYLPGQFVTLEIPASPEPVMRTYTLSSSPSRPYTVAVTVKAQKDSIGTRWMFDNLKPGMKLKAIGPLGDFSYAKHPGRKYLFISAGSGVTPMVSMTRDMGDRAPDSDIVFLNCARSPDDIIFRWELEAKAREMPHLTLGFIVEQIARGQLWSGLKGRIDKAKIALLASDFLERTVFCCGPEPFMATVREALSGAGFDMRNYHEEAFQPVAPELPVVVADHSDGAVATKVAFTMSGKEGLCEPGHTVLQAARAAGVRIGAACESGLCGTCKVMKLSGEVEMNHNGGILDDEIDEGYILACCSRPKGDLEIEA; encoded by the coding sequence ATGACGGTTGCCGTGACCTATCGTCATGTCGATGAGATGCGTCCCTGGTCCGACAGGGAGCATCGCCTCGAATGCGTGGCCGTAACGCCCGAGGCGCCGGATGTGATGACCTTCACCTTCCGGCCCGACCGGCCCGGCCACTGGTTCCGCTATCTGCCGGGTCAGTTCGTCACGCTGGAAATCCCGGCGTCTCCCGAACCGGTGATGCGGACCTACACGCTGTCGTCGAGCCCCTCGCGCCCCTACACGGTCGCCGTGACCGTGAAGGCGCAGAAGGATTCGATCGGCACCCGCTGGATGTTCGACAATCTGAAGCCGGGAATGAAGCTGAAGGCCATCGGCCCGCTCGGCGACTTCTCCTACGCCAAGCATCCCGGACGAAAGTATCTCTTCATTTCGGCCGGTTCCGGCGTCACGCCGATGGTGTCGATGACCCGCGACATGGGAGACCGTGCGCCGGACAGCGATATCGTGTTCCTGAACTGCGCCCGCTCGCCGGATGACATCATCTTCCGCTGGGAGCTGGAAGCCAAGGCGCGCGAAATGCCGCACCTGACACTCGGCTTCATCGTTGAGCAGATCGCCCGCGGTCAGCTCTGGTCCGGTCTCAAAGGGCGGATCGACAAGGCGAAGATCGCGCTTCTCGCTTCCGATTTCCTCGAGCGTACCGTGTTCTGCTGTGGCCCTGAGCCGTTCATGGCGACGGTACGCGAAGCCCTGTCGGGCGCCGGCTTCGACATGAGGAACTACCACGAGGAAGCCTTCCAGCCGGTCGCGCCCGAACTGCCGGTGGTAGTTGCCGATCACTCCGATGGTGCCGTTGCGACCAAGGTCGCCTTCACCATGTCCGGCAAGGAAGGTCTCTGCGAACCGGGCCATACCGTTCTGCAGGCCGCGCGGGCTGCGGGCGTGCGCATCGGTGCCGCCTGCGAATCGGGTCTTTGCGGAACCTGCAAGGTGATGAAGCTCTCCGGCGAGGTAGAGATGAATCACAATGGCGGTATTCTCGATGACGAGATTGACGAGGGTTACATTCTCGCCTGCTGTTCGCGTCCGAAGGGCGACCTCGAGATCGAGGCCTGA